One Thalassotalea atypica DNA window includes the following coding sequences:
- the folC gene encoding bifunctional tetrahydrofolate synthase/dihydrofolate synthase: MSESNKSHFAEYDLAQWLSYIESIHATEIDMGLARVAQVLARLNIDLSFAEVITVAGTNGKGTTCAFMETALIGEHKSVAVYSSPHIERFNERLRVNKTDIADQLFIEAFAQVEQARAEISLSYYEFTTLAAFVVLMQTKPEVIILEVGLGGRLDATNVIDANIAVITTIDLDHQAFLGNTRELIGFEKAGIMRANRIAVIGDKVPPKSLIDFAEQINAVTQYRDKAFSIVEQQSSWSWQSESMRLTDLPLPNIPKDNVATALMTLLSLNVELTSAKVSEWISNTHVAGRTEIFKGNEDSADVMLDVGHNPLAARYLKQHISTLKYDNVYAVLGMLKDKDIEETVATLKPIINHWCIGSLTAMRGASADEILELVKFDNKKCNSFDNVSDAFKMARACAKANDLILVCGSFFTVAEVRRLLVTD; the protein is encoded by the coding sequence ATGTCTGAATCTAATAAAAGCCACTTTGCTGAATATGATTTAGCTCAGTGGCTTTCTTATATCGAATCTATCCACGCCACAGAAATTGACATGGGCTTAGCTCGGGTCGCTCAGGTATTAGCGCGCCTGAATATTGATTTAAGCTTTGCCGAAGTTATTACCGTAGCTGGTACCAATGGTAAAGGCACAACATGTGCTTTTATGGAAACCGCATTAATTGGAGAACATAAAAGCGTTGCTGTATATTCGTCGCCTCATATTGAACGTTTTAATGAACGTTTACGAGTGAATAAAACGGACATAGCGGATCAATTATTTATAGAGGCGTTTGCTCAAGTTGAACAGGCAAGAGCCGAAATATCGCTAAGTTACTATGAGTTTACGACGCTAGCAGCTTTTGTCGTTTTAATGCAAACCAAACCTGAAGTCATTATTTTAGAAGTGGGCTTAGGTGGGCGTCTCGATGCGACCAATGTTATTGACGCAAACATTGCAGTTATCACCACTATTGATTTAGACCATCAAGCATTTTTGGGTAATACTCGAGAGCTAATCGGTTTTGAAAAAGCTGGCATTATGCGAGCAAATCGAATAGCCGTTATTGGTGATAAAGTACCTCCTAAATCGCTAATTGATTTTGCTGAACAAATAAATGCCGTAACTCAATATAGAGATAAGGCGTTCTCTATAGTTGAACAGCAGTCTTCGTGGTCATGGCAGAGTGAGAGTATGAGGTTGACTGATTTACCGCTGCCGAATATTCCAAAAGATAACGTTGCTACGGCATTAATGACACTATTATCATTAAATGTTGAGCTTACCAGCGCTAAAGTCAGTGAATGGATAAGTAATACACATGTAGCTGGACGGACAGAAATATTTAAAGGTAATGAAGATAGTGCGGATGTTATGCTTGATGTGGGCCATAATCCGCTAGCGGCGCGTTATCTTAAGCAACATATTTCCACCTTAAAGTATGACAACGTCTATGCTGTACTTGGCATGCTCAAAGATAAAGATATTGAAGAAACGGTTGCGACACTAAAGCCAATAATAAATCATTGGTGTATCGGCAGTTTAACAGCCATGCGTGGTGCTAGTGCCGACGAGATTCTTGAGCTAGTCAAATTTGACAACAAAAAATGCAATTCTTTTGACAATGTCAGTGATGCCTTTAAAATGGCTCGAGCATGTGCGAAAGCAAACGACCTTATATTAGTTTGCGGTTCATTTTTTACAGTTGCTGAAGTAAGACGCTTATTAGTTACTGATTAA
- the accD gene encoding acetyl-CoA carboxylase, carboxyltransferase subunit beta codes for MSWIEKILPKAKATQKRNIPEGVWAKCSSCNAVLYKVELDRQLSVCPKCDHHMRITARKRIECFLDAGERIELGEEFEAQDILKFKDSKRYKDRISAAQKSTGEKDALVVMKGELNGMPIVVAAFEFSFLGGSMASVVGARFVKGVEYCLEHNLPFVCFSASGGARMQEALFSLMQMAKTSAALAKMSEKGLPYVSVLTDPTMGGVSASLAMLGDINVAEPKALIGFAGPRVIEQTVREKLPEGFQRSEFLLEKGAIDLIVDRREMRATIGRMLAKFMGQPNRD; via the coding sequence ATGAGCTGGATAGAAAAAATTCTCCCAAAAGCAAAAGCTACCCAAAAACGCAATATTCCAGAAGGTGTTTGGGCAAAATGTTCTTCATGTAATGCAGTACTCTATAAAGTTGAATTGGATCGCCAATTATCTGTGTGTCCAAAATGTGATCACCATATGCGTATCACGGCACGCAAACGTATTGAGTGTTTCCTTGATGCAGGTGAACGTATTGAGTTAGGTGAAGAATTTGAAGCACAAGACATTCTGAAGTTTAAAGACTCAAAACGTTACAAAGACAGAATCAGTGCAGCTCAAAAAAGCACGGGTGAAAAAGATGCCTTAGTCGTGATGAAAGGCGAACTAAACGGCATGCCTATTGTTGTTGCTGCATTCGAATTTTCTTTCTTAGGCGGCTCTATGGCATCGGTTGTAGGTGCTAGATTCGTCAAAGGTGTCGAATATTGTTTAGAGCATAACTTACCGTTTGTATGTTTTTCTGCCAGTGGCGGTGCTCGAATGCAAGAAGCTCTATTTTCTTTAATGCAAATGGCAAAAACTAGTGCGGCATTAGCGAAAATGAGTGAAAAAGGCTTGCCTTACGTGTCAGTGTTAACTGACCCTACTATGGGCGGCGTTTCTGCGAGTTTGGCAATGTTAGGTGATATCAATGTAGCTGAGCCAAAAGCCTTGATTGGTTTTGCGGGACCTCGCGTTATTGAACAAACAGTACGTGAGAAGTTACCAGAAGGATTCCAACGTAGTGAATTTTTACTTGAAAAAGGTGCAATTGATCTAATAGTTGATCGCCGTGAAATGCGAGCGACAATAGGTCGAATGCTTGCTAAGTTCATGGGACAGCCTAATCGCGACTAA
- the truA gene encoding tRNA pseudouridine(38-40) synthase TruA — protein MRYALGIEYDGKNYCGWQRQNHSPSVQENLENALSKIAAEPISVVCSGRTDTGVSATNQVVHFDTDKTRKDVAWTLGVNTNLPKDIAVRWVKQVDDEFHARFSATARRYRYIIHNTRLRPAILSSGVTFCQHPLDEKLMNQAAQALVGKHDFTSFRTVHCQSHSPVRTLHHCNVTRMGDYLILDVRGNAFLHHMVRNIAGSLMRVGQALETVDWVAEVLAAKNRCLAGMTAPANGLYFVDVDFPEQFSIPKPKLGPLFLPD, from the coding sequence ATGCGTTACGCTTTAGGTATTGAATACGACGGTAAAAATTATTGCGGGTGGCAACGCCAAAACCATTCTCCTAGTGTACAAGAAAACCTAGAGAACGCTTTGTCAAAAATTGCTGCTGAGCCTATCAGTGTTGTATGTTCTGGGAGAACTGATACTGGTGTCAGTGCAACGAACCAAGTGGTTCACTTTGATACCGACAAAACTCGAAAAGACGTTGCATGGACATTGGGCGTCAATACCAACCTGCCTAAAGATATTGCCGTACGTTGGGTAAAACAAGTAGATGACGAGTTTCATGCTCGCTTTAGCGCAACGGCACGCCGTTATCGATATATCATTCATAATACGCGCCTACGTCCAGCAATCTTATCGAGTGGCGTTACATTTTGTCAGCACCCTTTAGATGAAAAACTAATGAATCAGGCTGCACAAGCGCTCGTTGGAAAACATGACTTTACTTCGTTTCGAACCGTCCATTGTCAGTCTCATTCACCCGTAAGGACATTGCATCATTGCAACGTGACGCGAATGGGTGATTATTTAATCCTTGATGTAAGAGGTAATGCTTTTTTGCATCATATGGTACGCAACATTGCAGGCAGTCTAATGCGTGTCGGACAAGCGCTGGAAACCGTTGATTGGGTAGCAGAAGTATTAGCGGCCAAAAACCGTTGTCTGGCTGGAATGACAGCACCAGCGAACGGCTTATATTTCGTCGATGTTGACTTTCCTGAGCAGTTTTCCATACCTAAACCTAAATTAGGCCCGTTATTTCTTCCTGATTAA
- a CDS encoding FimV/HubP family polar landmark protein yields MHRLFNLCLWQVLFAGVLLTNAPTISAQDAGVSIRGPKSTDAYPYRRYGPINSNDTLWKIATKVRPSEKVSIYQVMQALYELNPQAFANNNINHLIDGKHLVIPTLADVRVVDENQARKKSQDDAKAWQSVDKTSTEEPKKIVEKSASQKDLEEAKVEINEQLQTIDNEQKGRLETIQRDVLDSIDGLQAILRENEALKKRLGDFNEQLGTMQSEVAKGQEVKRDMDDMLALQRELLAKVEERERQLLLEKERAFTSSIWFKILLGTIPTLLILSVVMFILRKKKQPETVTNNEIAEVATPEAAKTEVKDIDEPLTLDDELSLDGELSLDDELALDLGEDEGSSGLFADDLDDELDDELSDDDVIHLDDALDDLDDLDDLEDISLDENIGDDLDSLDELDDVVSSDDLGDVLLDEQDSDEGEPLEGGELDQNALDDLLSGVADDEEESEPLEGGELGQSDLDDLLSGLDTAAPDDSETDSDDEINVDDFLDDPIDSEDELTEIADDADVTDPDDIDALLASAASPEVSNKADEIADGADVTDPDDIDALLASAASPEVSNKADEIADDADVTDPDDIDALLASAASPEVSNKADEIADGADVTDPDDIDALLASAASPEVPNRADEIADGADVTDPDDIDALLASAASPEVRNKADEIADGADVTDPDDIDALLASAASPEVPNKADEIADGADVTDPDDIDALLASAASPEVPNKADEIADGADVTDPDDIDALLASAASPELPNKADEIADGADVTDPDDIDALLASAGVGSEPESASKAQKIITEPEDIDAIIDSLNSEVNEEPQQHEITDPKEIDALLEQEPIDDLNGVIEVETDSTEEESEHKSLIEGFSEEYVAPFLQVDFSDITSETEENEVTGSTEEVVAVDPAIDKFLNIDDQGDAQEDNILADDIDIDALISQEQASDDVIIDVGDDILGSISDSQEDNAIDDETLSAMEGDFDESTLSELLKEEKDPVPPVELTPDFTDSNVLADLLAEEKVETDDVSEANVIEDIQELDSLDFDELLANIEESSSGGDDSFDLTDNLDIDDEIDLGDDLDVDIDADSESIEDDFVSVDSLLSESLDKQKDDEPYNKTNIDVGLGDFPEFTNDINDVNVDDDDNGIAAKLDLAKVYIEIGDKENAEIILQDVVKLGDAQQQFDAQQLLDNL; encoded by the coding sequence ATGCATCGACTGTTCAACCTGTGCCTGTGGCAGGTTTTATTTGCAGGAGTTCTGCTTACAAACGCGCCGACAATTTCAGCTCAAGATGCTGGAGTGAGTATTCGTGGACCGAAAAGTACAGACGCATATCCATATCGACGATATGGACCTATCAATTCCAATGACACTTTATGGAAAATAGCGACAAAAGTCCGCCCTAGTGAGAAAGTCTCTATTTATCAAGTCATGCAAGCATTGTATGAATTAAACCCACAGGCATTTGCAAATAACAATATTAATCATCTGATTGACGGTAAGCATCTGGTCATTCCTACGTTGGCTGACGTTAGAGTAGTTGATGAAAATCAAGCACGGAAAAAATCTCAAGACGATGCGAAAGCTTGGCAAAGTGTAGACAAAACCAGTACTGAAGAGCCAAAGAAAATCGTTGAAAAATCTGCTTCACAAAAAGACTTAGAAGAAGCAAAAGTAGAAATTAATGAGCAATTACAAACCATTGATAATGAGCAGAAAGGGCGTCTTGAAACCATTCAGCGAGATGTGCTTGATTCAATTGATGGCTTGCAAGCAATCTTAAGAGAAAATGAAGCACTTAAAAAACGCTTAGGTGATTTCAATGAGCAACTTGGCACAATGCAAAGTGAAGTCGCAAAAGGGCAAGAAGTCAAACGTGATATGGACGATATGCTTGCGCTGCAACGAGAATTGCTGGCAAAGGTAGAAGAGCGAGAGCGACAATTACTATTAGAAAAAGAACGCGCATTCACCTCTAGCATTTGGTTTAAAATATTATTAGGTACTATACCTACTCTGTTAATTCTAAGCGTAGTGATGTTCATCTTACGTAAGAAAAAGCAACCCGAAACCGTCACAAACAATGAGATTGCTGAAGTAGCAACACCAGAAGCCGCAAAAACTGAAGTTAAAGACATTGACGAGCCATTGACGTTGGACGATGAGCTTTCGCTCGATGGCGAATTATCATTAGATGATGAACTGGCGCTAGACCTTGGTGAAGATGAGGGTAGTAGTGGACTGTTTGCTGATGATTTGGATGATGAGCTTGATGATGAACTTAGTGATGATGATGTTATTCATTTAGATGATGCGTTAGACGATTTGGATGACTTGGATGACCTTGAAGATATTTCTTTAGATGAAAATATTGGTGATGATTTAGACAGCTTGGATGAGCTAGACGATGTTGTATCTTCGGATGATCTGGGCGATGTACTTCTTGATGAACAAGACAGTGATGAAGGGGAGCCGCTCGAAGGCGGGGAGCTTGATCAAAATGCCTTAGATGATTTATTGTCAGGCGTCGCAGATGATGAGGAAGAATCTGAGCCACTAGAAGGTGGTGAATTAGGACAAAGTGACCTAGATGATTTGCTCAGTGGTCTAGACACTGCTGCGCCAGACGATAGTGAGACAGATAGTGATGATGAGATAAATGTTGATGACTTCCTTGATGATCCAATCGACAGTGAGGATGAACTTACTGAAATAGCCGATGATGCAGACGTTACCGATCCTGATGACATTGATGCGTTATTGGCGAGTGCGGCATCACCAGAAGTGTCAAATAAGGCTGATGAGATTGCCGATGGTGCAGACGTTACCGATCCTGATGACATTGATGCGTTATTGGCGAGTGCGGCATCACCAGAAGTGTCAAATAAGGCTGATGAGATTGCCGATGATGCAGACGTTACCGATCCTGATGACATTGATGCGTTATTGGCGAGTGCGGCATCACCAGAAGTGTCAAATAAGGCTGATGAGATTGCCGATGGTGCAGACGTTACCGATCCTGATGACATTGATGCGTTATTAGCGAGCGCGGCATCACCAGAAGTGCCAAATAGAGCTGATGAGATTGCCGATGGTGCAGATGTTACTGACCCTGATGACATTGATGCGTTATTAGCGAGCGCGGCATCACCAGAAGTGCGAAATAAAGCTGATGAGATTGCCGATGGTGCAGATGTTACTGACCCTGATGATATTGATGCGTTATTGGCGAGCGCGGCATCACCAGAAGTGCCAAATAAAGCTGATGAAATTGCCGATGGTGCAGACGTTACTGACCCTGATGACATTGATGCGTTATTAGCGAGCGCGGCATCACCAGAAGTGCCAAATAAAGCTGATGAGATTGCCGATGGTGCAGATGTTACTGACCCTGATGATATTGATGCGTTATTAGCGAGCGCGGCATCACCAGAATTGCCAAATAAAGCTGATGAGATTGCCGATGGTGCAGACGTTACTGACCCTGATGACATTGATGCATTATTGGCGAGTGCAGGCGTAGGGTCTGAGCCGGAATCAGCTTCAAAAGCACAGAAAATAATAACAGAACCTGAAGATATTGACGCCATAATTGATAGCTTAAATAGTGAAGTAAATGAAGAGCCGCAGCAGCATGAGATCACCGATCCAAAGGAAATTGATGCGTTATTAGAGCAAGAGCCTATTGATGATTTAAATGGTGTTATCGAGGTTGAAACAGATTCAACCGAAGAAGAGAGTGAGCACAAATCTCTTATTGAAGGATTTAGTGAAGAGTATGTTGCTCCGTTTTTACAAGTCGACTTTAGTGATATTACGTCTGAAACAGAAGAAAACGAAGTCACAGGCTCTACGGAAGAGGTAGTTGCAGTAGACCCTGCAATCGATAAATTCCTTAATATTGATGATCAAGGTGATGCACAGGAAGATAATATTCTTGCGGATGATATCGACATAGATGCGTTGATTTCACAAGAGCAGGCGAGCGATGATGTGATTATTGATGTAGGTGATGACATCCTCGGCAGTATTAGTGACTCACAAGAAGATAATGCTATCGACGATGAAACATTGTCAGCGATGGAAGGTGACTTTGATGAATCTACTTTGTCAGAGCTACTTAAAGAGGAAAAAGATCCAGTTCCTCCAGTCGAATTAACACCGGACTTCACTGACAGTAATGTATTAGCTGATTTACTTGCGGAAGAAAAAGTTGAAACTGATGACGTTTCTGAAGCTAATGTTATTGAAGATATCCAAGAATTAGACAGCTTAGACTTTGATGAATTATTGGCAAATATTGAGGAGTCTTCGTCTGGAGGTGATGATTCATTTGATCTAACTGATAATTTAGATATTGATGATGAGATTGATCTAGGTGATGACTTAGATGTCGATATTGATGCCGACAGTGAGAGCATTGAAGATGATTTTGTTTCAGTTGATTCCTTATTGTCTGAATCACTTGATAAGCAAAAAGATGATGAACCATACAACAAAACTAATATTGATGTCGGCTTAGGTGATTTTCCTGAATTCACTAATGACATTAATGACGTTAATGTCGATGACGATGATAATGGCATTGCAGCAAAATTAGATTTAGCCAAGGTCTATATAGAAATCGGTGATAAGGAAAATGCTGAAATTATTTTGCAAGATGTGGTCAAGCTCGGTGATGCACAACAACAATTCGATGCGCAGCAGTTATTAGATAACCTCTAA
- a CDS encoding aspartate-semialdehyde dehydrogenase — protein MTQKFDVCVLGATGLVGKTIIEILEQRDFPVNKIYPLASARSAGEFIEFNGESVEVLDADNFDWSLAQIGFFSAGGATSAKYAPMAGDAGCIVIDNTSEYRYEADIPLVVPEVNPQALAEYRNRNIIANPNCSTIQMMVALKPIYDAVGIDRINVSTYQSVSGAGKEAMDELAKQCADLLSGKPVDPKAFSRQIAFNVIPQIDVFLDNGYTKEEMKMVWETKKILGDETVMVNPTAVRVPVFFGHGEALHIETRTQTSAEEVKALLQQAEGIVVCENDEDFPTQIGDASGKDETFVGRIREDISHPNGINMWIVADNVRKGAATNSIQIAELLIKDYLS, from the coding sequence ATGACGCAAAAATTTGATGTTTGTGTATTAGGCGCAACAGGCTTAGTAGGCAAAACTATTATCGAAATCCTAGAACAAAGAGATTTTCCTGTAAATAAAATTTATCCATTAGCGAGTGCTCGCTCAGCTGGTGAATTTATCGAGTTTAATGGAGAGTCAGTTGAAGTACTTGATGCAGACAATTTTGATTGGAGCTTAGCGCAAATAGGCTTTTTCTCAGCTGGTGGCGCAACGTCAGCTAAGTATGCCCCAATGGCTGGTGATGCAGGTTGTATTGTTATTGATAATACCTCTGAGTATCGTTATGAAGCTGACATTCCACTCGTGGTTCCTGAAGTAAATCCTCAGGCATTAGCGGAATATCGTAATCGTAATATTATCGCCAATCCTAATTGCTCAACCATTCAAATGATGGTGGCATTAAAACCTATTTATGATGCAGTTGGTATTGATCGCATAAATGTTAGTACCTATCAATCGGTATCTGGTGCGGGTAAAGAGGCGATGGATGAATTGGCTAAACAATGCGCTGATTTATTAAGTGGTAAACCGGTTGACCCGAAAGCATTTTCTCGTCAAATTGCCTTCAATGTGATCCCACAAATTGATGTGTTTCTTGACAATGGTTACACCAAAGAAGAAATGAAAATGGTTTGGGAAACGAAGAAAATCTTAGGAGATGAAACAGTAATGGTTAATCCAACAGCTGTTCGTGTTCCAGTATTCTTTGGCCATGGTGAAGCGTTACATATCGAAACCAGAACGCAAACGTCAGCAGAAGAAGTTAAAGCCCTCCTTCAACAAGCCGAAGGGATCGTTGTTTGTGAAAATGACGAAGACTTCCCTACTCAAATTGGTGATGCTAGCGGTAAAGATGAGACATTTGTTGGTCGAATTCGTGAAGACATCAGTCACCCTAATGGCATCAACATGTGGATTGTTGCAGATAATGTTCGTAAAGGCGCGGCTACTAATAGCATTCAAATTGCGGAATTATTGATTAAAGATTATTTATCGTAA
- a CDS encoding 4-phosphoerythronate dehydrogenase: protein MKILFDENMPFAAEFFSGIAGKDTTLHPFDGRKLTAEETQNADVLLVRSITQVNQSLLHLNKRLQFVGTATIGVDHIDQNYLAARNIPFHSSPGCNAVSVAEYVLSALIILAERYQFALNDKTVGIVGAGNTGSRLSEKLTALGIKHLLYDPLLESNDDTRVFSSLSEVLACDIISLHVPLTTDGEYPTFHLLDQVRIKELNTDQILINACRGEVVDNQALLSQKNVGLGPKLVLDVWEREPNILTPLIEHTEIASAHIAGYSLEGKARGTEMLYRALCHQLDIPCEFNLSQFLPSAVISEVEINQHFDENLLNALTKMVYDVRRDDAIFRQQINEHGFDHIRKTYPARREFSSVIVSCSKGANSNGCYGVGFSQPQR, encoded by the coding sequence ATGAAGATATTGTTTGATGAAAACATGCCGTTTGCTGCTGAGTTTTTTAGTGGCATTGCGGGAAAAGACACCACGTTACATCCATTTGATGGACGAAAGCTGACGGCAGAAGAAACACAAAATGCGGATGTTTTGTTAGTTCGTTCGATTACGCAAGTTAACCAGTCTTTGCTTCATTTGAACAAGCGCTTGCAGTTTGTTGGCACCGCGACAATAGGTGTTGATCATATCGATCAAAACTACCTTGCCGCTCGAAATATCCCTTTTCATTCTTCGCCTGGCTGTAATGCAGTGTCAGTAGCTGAGTATGTTTTAAGTGCGTTAATCATACTTGCTGAACGTTATCAGTTTGCCTTGAACGACAAAACCGTGGGTATCGTTGGCGCAGGTAACACCGGTTCAAGATTAAGTGAAAAGTTGACGGCACTTGGCATTAAGCATTTATTATATGATCCGTTGCTAGAAAGCAATGATGATACCCGCGTGTTTAGTTCTCTTAGTGAAGTACTTGCGTGTGACATTATCTCCTTACATGTTCCGTTAACCACCGATGGAGAATACCCTACTTTTCACTTATTGGATCAAGTGAGAATTAAAGAATTAAATACTGATCAAATATTGATTAATGCGTGCCGTGGTGAAGTGGTTGATAACCAGGCGTTATTATCACAAAAGAATGTAGGATTAGGGCCCAAACTGGTATTAGATGTCTGGGAGAGAGAACCTAACATCCTTACTCCTTTAATTGAGCACACTGAAATTGCTAGCGCGCATATTGCTGGTTATAGCTTAGAAGGAAAAGCTCGTGGCACCGAAATGTTGTATCGGGCACTATGTCATCAGCTTGATATCCCCTGTGAATTTAACCTGAGCCAATTTCTGCCATCGGCAGTGATAAGTGAAGTCGAAATAAATCAACATTTTGATGAAAATTTGCTAAACGCACTCACCAAAATGGTATACGATGTTAGGCGTGACGATGCGATATTTCGTCAGCAAATAAACGAACATGGCTTTGATCATATTAGAAAAACCTACCCGGCTCGCAGGGAGTTTTCCTCGGTCATTGTTTCTTGTTCAAAAGGTGCTAATAGCAATGGGTGCTATGGTGTCGGATTCAGTCAGCCGCAGAGATAA
- the fabB gene encoding beta-ketoacyl-ACP synthase I, giving the protein MKRVVITGLGIVSSIGNNAEEVLASLKAGRSGISRSESFEEVGLRSQVWGKPDIEVKDHIDRKAMRFMGEASAYAYIAMDQAIEDSKLTPEQVSNIRTGIVAGSGGASSANVVSSADTLRNKGVKRVGPYAVPKTMSSTVSACLATPFKILGVNYSISSACATSAHCIGHAMELIQLGKQDVVFAGGGEEVDWSLAMMFDGMGALSSKYNDTPEKASRTYDADRDGFVISGGGGMVVVEELEHALARGAHIYAEIVGYGATSDGFDMVAPSGEGAIRCMQMAMSGVEGKVDYLNTHGTSTPVGDVKELGAIQEVFGHDSPAISATKAMTGHALGAAGVHEAIYSMLMMENNFVAPSINVETLDEKAQGLDIVTEARDANLELVMSNSFGFGGTNATLVMKKYA; this is encoded by the coding sequence ATGAAACGTGTAGTGATCACTGGTTTAGGTATTGTTTCAAGTATCGGAAATAATGCAGAAGAAGTTTTAGCATCCTTAAAAGCGGGTCGTTCAGGTATTTCTCGTTCAGAAAGTTTCGAGGAAGTGGGTTTACGTAGCCAAGTTTGGGGTAAACCTGACATTGAAGTAAAAGATCATATTGATCGTAAAGCTATGCGTTTTATGGGTGAAGCATCGGCTTATGCTTATATTGCAATGGACCAAGCGATTGAAGACTCAAAACTAACACCTGAGCAAGTATCAAATATTCGAACTGGTATCGTAGCTGGCTCTGGCGGCGCATCGTCAGCAAACGTTGTTTCTTCTGCTGATACACTGCGCAATAAAGGTGTTAAGCGTGTTGGCCCTTATGCGGTACCAAAAACGATGTCATCTACTGTTTCTGCATGTTTAGCAACGCCTTTTAAAATCCTTGGTGTGAATTATTCAATTAGCTCAGCATGTGCAACGAGCGCGCATTGTATTGGTCACGCAATGGAGCTTATTCAATTAGGTAAGCAAGATGTCGTCTTTGCCGGTGGCGGTGAAGAAGTTGATTGGTCATTAGCGATGATGTTTGATGGCATGGGTGCATTATCAAGCAAGTACAACGACACGCCAGAAAAAGCATCTCGTACATATGATGCAGATCGAGACGGTTTTGTAATTTCTGGCGGCGGCGGTATGGTTGTTGTTGAAGAGTTAGAACATGCGCTTGCACGTGGTGCGCACATTTATGCTGAAATTGTTGGTTACGGCGCAACATCTGACGGTTTTGATATGGTTGCTCCAAGCGGAGAAGGTGCGATTCGTTGTATGCAAATGGCAATGAGTGGCGTTGAAGGTAAAGTTGATTACTTAAACACACACGGTACATCTACACCTGTTGGTGATGTGAAAGAGCTTGGCGCAATCCAAGAAGTTTTCGGTCATGACTCGCCGGCAATCAGTGCAACAAAGGCGATGACAGGTCACGCTTTAGGTGCAGCAGGTGTTCATGAAGCTATTTACTCAATGTTAATGATGGAAAACAACTTTGTTGCTCCATCAATCAATGTTGAAACGTTAGATGAAAAGGCCCAAGGCCTAGATATTGTCACTGAAGCGCGTGACGCTAATTTAGAGTTAGTGATGTCAAACAGCTTTGGTTTTGGCGGCACAAACGCCACGCTTGTGATGAAAAAATACGCATAA